From a single Cytophagales bacterium WSM2-2 genomic region:
- the serS gene encoding serine--tRNA ligase, with amino-acid sequence MLQLQVLREETTRVLEGLAKRNFKDAEELVNQAVESDKQRRKTQLDLDELKAKSNAHSKKIGELMKEGKSAEANELKNQVAQAKDQIKAWEESLLSTEKKLQDILYKIPNVPNAEVPAGKSADDNKNVHQHGTPPVLYSGAQPHWELIKKYDIIDFDLGVKISGAGFPVYKGKGAKLQRALINFFLAEAEKAGYTEIQPPIVVNEASGYGTGQLPDKEGQMYFVNEDGLYLIPTAEVPITNLYRDVILNEESLPVKNAGYTPCFRREAGSWGAHVRGLNRLHQFDKVEIVQITQPENSYRILDEMSNHVQGLLEKLELPYRKLLLCGGDMGFNSAMTYDFEVFSTAQQRWLEVSSVSNFETFQANRLKLRYKNKEGKTQLLHTLNGSALALPRIVAAILENNQTETGIKIPEVLKKYTGFDWIN; translated from the coding sequence ATGCTTCAGTTACAGGTTTTGCGCGAAGAGACCACTCGCGTACTTGAAGGATTAGCCAAGCGGAATTTTAAAGATGCCGAAGAATTGGTGAACCAAGCCGTTGAAAGCGACAAACAACGGAGAAAGACCCAACTTGACCTTGATGAACTCAAAGCCAAATCGAATGCACATTCGAAAAAAATTGGCGAGTTGATGAAAGAAGGTAAGTCAGCGGAAGCCAATGAATTGAAGAATCAGGTAGCCCAGGCAAAAGATCAGATCAAAGCCTGGGAGGAGAGCCTTTTGTCGACTGAGAAAAAACTTCAGGACATACTCTATAAAATTCCGAATGTTCCGAATGCTGAAGTTCCGGCCGGAAAATCAGCAGATGACAACAAAAATGTTCACCAGCACGGTACTCCTCCAGTATTATATAGCGGAGCGCAACCGCACTGGGAGCTGATTAAGAAATATGACATCATTGACTTTGACCTTGGCGTGAAAATTTCCGGGGCGGGCTTCCCCGTGTACAAGGGAAAAGGAGCTAAGCTTCAACGGGCGTTGATCAATTTCTTTTTGGCCGAAGCTGAGAAAGCCGGCTATACCGAAATACAGCCGCCCATTGTAGTTAATGAAGCGAGCGGATATGGTACCGGCCAGCTTCCCGACAAGGAAGGCCAGATGTATTTTGTGAATGAAGATGGGTTGTATTTAATCCCAACGGCAGAGGTGCCAATCACAAACCTCTACAGGGACGTGATCTTAAATGAAGAAAGCCTTCCTGTAAAAAATGCAGGATACACGCCTTGTTTTCGCAGAGAGGCTGGAAGTTGGGGAGCCCATGTTCGTGGTCTGAACCGGCTTCATCAATTTGACAAAGTAGAGATCGTTCAAATCACACAACCGGAAAATTCTTACCGCATACTGGATGAGATGAGTAACCATGTGCAGGGCCTCTTAGAAAAACTGGAGCTGCCTTATCGTAAGTTGCTTCTCTGTGGTGGAGACATGGGTTTCAATAGTGCGATGACATACGACTTTGAAGTTTTTTCAACCGCACAACAACGCTGGCTTGAGGTGAGTTCAGTTAGTAATTTTGAAACTTTTCAGGCCAACCGGTTAAAACTTCGGTACAAGAACAAGGAAGGGAAAACACAGTTGCTGCATACCTTAAATGGAAGTGCATTAGCGCTACCGAGAATTGTCGCGGCAATCCTGGAGAACAACCAGACGGAAACAGGAATTAAGATTCCGGAAGTACTGAAAAAGTATACGGGGTTTGATTGGATAAATTAG
- a CDS encoding N-acyl-L-amino acid amidohydrolase has product MLLDQIKKLSQQYAQEVITWRRHLHANPELSYKEFNTAKLVAEKIKSFGITPQEGVAGTGVVVLIEGKNPAKRTVALRADMDALPIEEKNTVEYKSQNPGVMHACGHDVHTSSLLGTAKILSQIKNEIEGSVKLIFQPGEEKNPGGASMMIAEGVLDNPKPMSIIGQHVMPLVPVGKVGFREGMYMASSDEIYLKVIGRGGHGAAPELTIDPVVIASHIIIALQQVISRNASPKQPTVLTFGKIIAEGATNIIPDEVRISGTFRALNEAWREEGLQKIRKMAEGMAESMGGKCEVKISKGYPYLENNPALTRRIRAAAEEYLGRENVVDIELTLGSEDFAYYSHQVPASFYRLGTRNEAKGITSYVHTPTFDIDEDALRISTGLMAWMAVKELMEK; this is encoded by the coding sequence ATGTTGCTCGACCAAATAAAAAAACTTTCACAGCAGTATGCGCAGGAGGTGATCACCTGGCGGAGGCATCTTCACGCCAATCCTGAGCTTTCATACAAGGAATTTAACACAGCAAAGCTTGTCGCCGAAAAGATCAAAAGCTTTGGAATCACTCCCCAGGAAGGTGTAGCAGGTACGGGCGTTGTCGTTTTGATTGAAGGTAAAAATCCCGCAAAAAGAACAGTTGCCCTTCGGGCAGATATGGATGCTCTGCCGATTGAAGAGAAAAACACGGTAGAATATAAATCCCAAAATCCTGGAGTGATGCACGCATGTGGGCACGATGTGCACACTTCTTCGTTGTTGGGTACGGCAAAAATCCTGAGTCAGATCAAGAATGAAATCGAAGGCTCAGTGAAACTGATCTTTCAACCCGGTGAAGAAAAAAATCCGGGAGGAGCTTCGATGATGATAGCCGAGGGAGTGTTGGATAACCCCAAACCAATGTCAATTATTGGACAGCATGTGATGCCACTGGTACCTGTCGGTAAAGTCGGATTTCGTGAGGGGATGTACATGGCCAGCAGTGATGAGATATATCTTAAAGTGATCGGCCGTGGCGGTCATGGTGCAGCGCCCGAATTAACGATAGATCCTGTGGTCATTGCTTCACACATTATTATCGCACTGCAACAAGTTATCAGTCGTAATGCGAGCCCTAAGCAACCAACAGTTTTGACATTCGGAAAAATTATTGCAGAAGGAGCCACAAACATTATCCCGGACGAGGTCAGGATTTCCGGAACATTCCGTGCTCTCAACGAGGCTTGGCGAGAAGAGGGGTTGCAAAAAATCAGGAAAATGGCTGAAGGCATGGCAGAAAGCATGGGAGGAAAATGCGAAGTCAAAATTTCTAAAGGCTACCCTTACCTGGAAAATAACCCTGCACTTACCCGCCGGATTCGTGCAGCCGCTGAAGAATACCTGGGCAGAGAAAATGTGGTCGACATCGAACTGACTTTGGGCTCAGAAGATTTTGCGTACTATTCTCATCAGGTACCTGCTTCATTTTATCGTTTAGGCACACGCAATGAAGCAAAGGGAATTACATCCTATGTGCATACTCCGACCTTCGATATCGACGAAGATGCATTGCGCATCAGTACAGGCCTGATGGCTTGGATGGCGGTGAAAGAATTAATGGAAAAATAA
- a CDS encoding peptidylprolyl isomerase, translating into MKTQRNGRILKYLTNSAVALLFTIATFAQEKKEENGFVLDKIIGKVDNFIVLKSELESAYQNYLTEGNPASEEAKCGIFNRLIMSKLMVAKAEIDSVIVTDLEVDQNTTQRMGMIMQNYGNSPEELERQFGKTMDQIKIELRDQVREQLLSREMTERITKKIDITPAEVKRFFNKIPKDSLFYYSADAVIGQIVKVAKVSPQQKQEVKKRLEDLRTRLINGENFNELAKKYSEDPSAQANGGEMGYVGRGAMVSEFEAMAFKLRKGEFSQPFESQYGFHIMQLIDRRGNEYNARHILISAAPSQVDIERATFFLDSLRRKLIKDSIKFEVAAKLFSDDTNTKGTNGFFTDREGSMKVAIDRTLDPAVYFVIDTMKIGHYSPPLRYRTAEQKEAVRIIYFKEKLPPHVANLKDDWHRIQSAALAEKKDKAITKWFLKARQDVFINIDPAYEGCKLLE; encoded by the coding sequence ATGAAAACGCAGCGAAACGGAAGGATTTTGAAATATTTGACAAATAGCGCGGTAGCCCTTCTTTTTACCATTGCGACTTTTGCACAGGAAAAGAAGGAGGAAAATGGCTTTGTCCTCGACAAAATCATTGGTAAAGTGGACAATTTCATTGTCCTGAAATCAGAACTTGAGTCGGCTTATCAGAACTATTTGACAGAAGGAAACCCTGCTTCAGAAGAAGCTAAATGCGGCATATTTAACCGGTTGATCATGAGTAAGCTCATGGTTGCCAAGGCTGAAATCGACTCCGTCATTGTTACCGACCTGGAGGTAGACCAGAATACTACCCAACGTATGGGTATGATCATGCAGAACTATGGCAATTCGCCGGAGGAGCTTGAGCGTCAATTCGGCAAAACCATGGACCAGATAAAAATTGAATTGCGTGACCAGGTCAGGGAGCAGTTGCTTTCGCGCGAGATGACAGAAAGGATCACCAAAAAAATAGATATAACTCCTGCCGAAGTAAAACGCTTCTTCAATAAAATCCCTAAAGACAGTTTGTTCTATTATTCTGCAGATGCAGTCATAGGTCAAATTGTGAAGGTGGCAAAGGTAAGCCCACAGCAAAAGCAAGAAGTGAAAAAACGGTTGGAAGACCTTCGCACCAGATTGATCAATGGAGAGAATTTTAACGAGCTGGCCAAAAAATATTCAGAAGACCCAAGCGCCCAGGCCAACGGAGGCGAGATGGGATATGTTGGACGTGGAGCAATGGTGTCTGAATTTGAAGCTATGGCATTCAAGCTCAGAAAAGGAGAGTTCTCTCAGCCTTTTGAATCTCAGTACGGATTTCACATCATGCAACTGATTGATCGCAGGGGTAATGAATACAACGCCCGTCATATCCTGATCTCAGCAGCACCTAGTCAAGTCGATATTGAACGCGCAACATTTTTTCTTGACAGTTTGCGTAGAAAGCTGATTAAAGACAGTATCAAATTTGAAGTTGCCGCAAAATTGTTTTCTGATGACACCAACACGAAGGGCACGAATGGCTTTTTTACAGATCGTGAAGGCAGCATGAAAGTAGCAATAGACAGGACCTTGGACCCTGCAGTTTATTTCGTGATTGATACAATGAAAATTGGTCACTACTCCCCACCTCTCAGATACCGGACAGCAGAGCAAAAAGAAGCTGTCAGGATTATTTATTTCAAGGAAAAACTCCCTCCACATGTGGCGAACTTGAAAGATGACTGGCATCGCATTCAATCAGCAGCTCTTGCTGAAAAGAAAGATAAGGCCATTACAAAGTGGTTTTTAAAGGCAAGACAGGATGTATTCATCAATATTGACCCTGCGTACGAAGGGTGCAAACTTCTAGAGTAG
- the pcrB gene encoding geranylgeranylglyceryl phosphate synthase — translation MTILESLHIRSKQGKKSIAVLIDPDKISDTSELEPLLRLAAEDCVDYIFVGGSLVTTNNIAEIIKRIKENVSMPVVLFPGSALQIEPSADAILFLSLISGRNPDLLIGQHVVAAPILKSSKLEILPTGYILVNSGKTTSVAYISNTTPIPEDKYSLAACTAMAGEMLGLKLVYLDAGSGAEREVSPRMITTVKKSVNVPLIVGGGINTPQKALNALEAGADLIVVGNVLEKSPELLTEISDKVYEWNQALKM, via the coding sequence ATGACAATTCTTGAGTCGCTCCATATACGGAGCAAGCAGGGAAAGAAGTCGATTGCTGTCCTGATCGATCCTGACAAAATCAGCGATACATCAGAACTTGAGCCACTCCTCAGATTAGCAGCGGAAGATTGCGTGGATTATATTTTTGTTGGAGGCAGTTTGGTCACAACAAATAACATTGCCGAGATCATTAAGAGAATAAAGGAAAATGTATCCATGCCAGTGGTGCTTTTTCCGGGCAGTGCTCTGCAGATTGAACCTTCAGCTGATGCCATTTTATTTTTGTCACTGATTTCAGGCCGCAACCCTGACTTGCTAATAGGACAACATGTAGTCGCAGCTCCGATTTTGAAAAGCTCAAAGCTTGAAATACTTCCGACCGGCTATATTCTCGTTAACTCCGGAAAAACTACTTCTGTAGCTTACATAAGCAACACCACCCCTATCCCCGAAGACAAGTACTCTTTGGCTGCATGCACTGCAATGGCTGGGGAAATGCTGGGGTTGAAACTGGTCTACCTCGATGCAGGGAGTGGAGCCGAACGGGAAGTGAGCCCCCGGATGATTACCACCGTAAAAAAATCAGTGAACGTGCCACTCATCGTAGGCGGAGGTATCAATACTCCTCAGAAAGCATTGAACGCACTTGAAGCAGGAGCGGATTTAATTGTTGTTGGAAATGTGCTGGAGAAGTCTCCAGAACTTCTGACTGAAATTTCAGATAAAGTTTATGAATGGAATCAGGCGCTGAAGATGTAG
- a CDS encoding ATPase AAA has protein sequence MAKNFANDVEAANALAQAYKNLKSEIAKVIVGQDDVVRLTLTAIFCHSHALLIGVPGLAKTLLVHTISQALDLQFKRIQFTPDLMPSDIVGAETLDKERNFQFVKGPVFANIVLADEINRTPPKTQAALLEAMQENAVTIAGNRYTLPQPFFVLATQNPIEQEGTYPLPEAQLDRFMFNIFLDYPTYEQELKIVKGTTADEVVTVNKILSADDILAFQHLVRRVPIADNVVEYAVKLATSTRPGNSSTIANNFLEWGAGPRASQYLVLGAKCNALLQGKYSPDIEDVQAVAKSVLRHRIVRNFKAEAEGESVDGLVNKLMEQVKH, from the coding sequence ATGGCTAAGAATTTTGCAAACGATGTAGAGGCTGCTAATGCACTTGCACAAGCATACAAAAATTTAAAAAGTGAAATTGCTAAGGTGATTGTGGGCCAGGATGATGTGGTCCGTCTTACACTTACTGCTATTTTTTGCCACAGTCATGCGCTGCTGATTGGCGTGCCAGGACTGGCAAAGACATTACTCGTACATACTATTTCACAAGCATTGGACCTTCAGTTTAAGCGCATACAATTCACGCCAGACCTGATGCCTTCGGATATTGTCGGGGCGGAAACATTGGACAAAGAAAGAAACTTCCAATTCGTAAAAGGTCCGGTATTTGCCAATATCGTTCTCGCAGACGAGATCAACCGAACGCCTCCGAAGACACAAGCGGCTCTTTTGGAAGCCATGCAGGAAAACGCAGTGACTATTGCAGGTAATCGTTATACTTTACCCCAGCCTTTTTTTGTTTTGGCAACACAAAACCCCATTGAACAAGAAGGAACATATCCGCTACCAGAAGCGCAACTTGACCGCTTCATGTTCAATATATTTTTGGACTATCCCACGTATGAACAGGAACTGAAAATTGTAAAAGGAACAACGGCTGATGAAGTAGTTACCGTAAACAAGATTTTGAGTGCTGACGATATTCTCGCCTTTCAACACCTGGTGAGAAGAGTACCGATAGCTGATAACGTTGTGGAGTATGCAGTAAAACTGGCAACCTCAACACGTCCTGGCAACTCTTCAACCATTGCTAATAATTTTCTCGAGTGGGGAGCAGGACCACGGGCCTCTCAATATCTTGTGCTCGGAGCGAAATGTAATGCTCTCCTTCAAGGGAAGTATTCACCTGATATCGAAGATGTACAGGCAGTAGCCAAGTCGGTGTTGCGCCACAGGATCGTAAGAAACTTTAAAGCAGAAGCCGAAGGAGAATCCGTTGACGGTTTGGTGAACAAACTGATGGAGCAGGTTAAACACTAA
- the nptA gene encoding sodium:phosphate symporter: MDVHPDLQTIPEESFNWKNFLRNTIYFLLALLVFLFSLELMISSILRLGSTFTDAILLATSNPFTGLFIGLLATAIIQSSSATTSITVALVASGSLSLQSAVPIIMGANIGTTITSTIVSLSFINRKKEFRRAVSAGTYHDFFNILTALILFPLEYNFQVLSSLAQYIATHFFNEPAAQSNISFKMLGLGLSWPVNFISEGIGNGYWLAALSLAMLFGSILFFRKVITNVFGFGSQTKFRKFFFKNPYKSFAWGLLTTAAIRSSTVTTSLVVPLVAKKVIKLRQAGAFILGANIGTTITAFLASTFNSNAAISIALTHFLFNFIGVLFFFRTPFLKEIPFKLCTNLGRLTLKNRLIGFLYLLLTFFLIPFSLIFLSQ, encoded by the coding sequence ATGGACGTGCACCCCGATCTTCAGACTATTCCCGAAGAAAGTTTCAATTGGAAGAACTTCTTACGAAACACTATTTATTTCCTGCTGGCGCTTCTTGTTTTTTTGTTTTCACTGGAGCTGATGATTTCATCGATACTGCGATTGGGATCGACCTTTACCGATGCTATTCTCCTTGCAACATCAAATCCATTTACCGGTTTGTTCATCGGCCTGCTGGCGACAGCGATTATTCAAAGTAGTTCAGCAACTACTTCTATCACTGTTGCATTAGTTGCTTCCGGATCGCTATCACTTCAGAGCGCAGTTCCCATCATTATGGGAGCTAACATCGGCACTACAATTACCAGCACCATTGTATCACTCAGTTTCATCAACCGTAAAAAAGAGTTTCGCAGAGCCGTGAGCGCGGGTACATACCACGACTTCTTTAACATCCTTACAGCTTTAATTCTTTTTCCTCTTGAATATAATTTCCAGGTGCTTTCAAGCTTGGCTCAGTACATCGCTACTCATTTTTTCAATGAACCGGCAGCGCAAAGCAATATCAGCTTCAAAATGCTAGGCCTGGGATTGAGTTGGCCTGTGAACTTCATTTCAGAAGGAATTGGTAATGGATATTGGTTGGCCGCACTATCGCTGGCAATGCTTTTTGGCTCTATCCTGTTTTTCAGAAAAGTGATCACGAACGTTTTTGGCTTTGGCTCTCAAACAAAGTTCAGAAAGTTCTTTTTTAAGAATCCGTACAAATCTTTTGCATGGGGCCTGCTCACCACGGCTGCAATACGCTCCAGTACAGTTACGACTTCACTGGTCGTTCCACTGGTTGCCAAGAAAGTGATTAAACTCCGCCAGGCAGGGGCGTTCATTCTGGGAGCTAATATTGGTACCACAATCACCGCTTTTTTGGCCAGTACATTCAATTCAAATGCAGCAATCAGTATAGCCCTTACCCACTTTCTGTTCAATTTTATCGGGGTTCTGTTCTTCTTCAGAACGCCTTTTCTCAAAGAGATTCCATTTAAGCTGTGCACAAACCTCGGCAGGCTAACACTGAAAAACAGACTTATAGGGTTTCTTTACCTGCTGTTAACCTTCTTCCTGATACCTTTCTCGCTCATCTTCCTGAGTCAATAA
- the rho gene encoding transcription termination factor Rho, which yields MLTIDELNLKLLSELKEMAETMGVKNAKKLTKEELVYKILDQQAVSGESTTPKAEATPERKLRPRRRENVAPPVAAAVSSAAKELSSEEMLQGMELEISPSVTSFDEPNETETPTPTEQPVQNEQRENEQREEKPFQNQNPNQNPNQNQQKRDNTVNNVRDFDGVVSNEGVLEIMQDGYGFLRSSDYNYLASPDDIYVSPSQIKLFGLKLGDTVKGQIRPPKEGEKYFALLKVDSINGKTTEEIRDRVAFEYLTPLFPEQKLKLSTTHDNMSTRILDLFSPIGKGQRGMIVAQPKTGKTVLLKNIANAIAENHPEVYLIVLLIDERPEEVTDMARSVKAEVIASTFDEQAERHVKVASIVLEKAKRMTECGHDVVILLDSITRLARAYNTVVPSSGKILSGGVDANALHKPKRFFGAARKIENGGSLTIIATALIDTGSKMDEVIFEEFKGTGNMELQLDRKLSNRRVYPAIDVPASGTRREDLLMKEEELQRVWILRKFMADMNSVEAMEFLLSRMKGTRNNEEFLISMNG from the coding sequence ATGCTAACCATTGATGAACTCAATCTGAAGCTCTTGTCTGAGCTGAAGGAGATGGCAGAGACCATGGGCGTGAAAAACGCTAAAAAATTGACCAAAGAAGAACTCGTTTATAAGATCCTGGATCAGCAAGCTGTTTCTGGCGAATCCACTACTCCCAAGGCGGAGGCTACACCTGAAAGAAAATTGCGGCCACGCAGGCGCGAAAATGTAGCTCCCCCGGTGGCGGCTGCCGTTTCCTCTGCAGCGAAAGAGCTCTCAAGCGAAGAGATGCTACAGGGTATGGAACTTGAGATTTCCCCCAGTGTCACCAGCTTTGATGAGCCAAATGAAACCGAAACGCCAACACCAACCGAACAGCCTGTTCAAAACGAACAACGTGAGAATGAGCAGCGCGAGGAAAAGCCGTTTCAAAACCAAAATCCAAACCAGAACCCAAATCAAAATCAGCAGAAACGCGACAACACAGTTAACAACGTTCGCGATTTTGATGGAGTGGTGAGCAATGAAGGAGTACTGGAAATCATGCAGGATGGCTATGGCTTCCTCCGCTCTTCTGACTACAACTACCTGGCAAGCCCTGATGATATTTATGTTTCACCGTCACAGATCAAACTATTTGGACTGAAATTAGGTGATACAGTGAAAGGGCAAATCCGCCCTCCGAAAGAAGGTGAAAAATATTTCGCTCTCCTGAAGGTCGACAGCATCAACGGCAAGACCACGGAGGAAATCCGTGACCGTGTTGCATTCGAATACCTGACACCTTTGTTCCCCGAACAGAAATTGAAGTTGAGTACAACTCATGATAATATGTCCACACGTATCCTTGACCTTTTCTCTCCTATCGGGAAAGGCCAGCGTGGAATGATCGTGGCTCAACCTAAAACCGGTAAAACAGTTTTATTAAAAAATATTGCCAACGCGATCGCAGAAAATCACCCGGAAGTATACCTGATCGTTTTGCTGATCGATGAGCGTCCTGAAGAAGTTACCGATATGGCGCGTAGCGTAAAAGCCGAGGTCATCGCTTCTACCTTTGATGAGCAAGCAGAGCGTCATGTGAAAGTGGCCAGCATCGTTCTTGAGAAGGCCAAGCGTATGACGGAGTGCGGACACGATGTGGTTATCCTCCTCGATTCAATTACGCGTTTAGCGCGTGCTTACAATACAGTTGTTCCATCTTCTGGAAAAATCCTTTCCGGCGGTGTGGATGCTAACGCATTACACAAACCCAAGCGTTTCTTTGGTGCGGCCCGTAAAATTGAAAATGGCGGATCGCTGACAATAATTGCCACTGCTCTCATTGACACCGGTTCAAAAATGGACGAGGTTATCTTTGAAGAATTTAAAGGTACCGGTAACATGGAATTGCAGCTCGACCGCAAACTTTCCAACCGCAGGGTTTACCCAGCAATTGATGTTCCTGCATCAGGTACACGCAGGGAAGATTTGCTGATGAAAGAAGAAGAACTGCAGCGCGTCTGGATTCTGCGCAAGTTCATGGCGGATATGAATTCCGTGGAAGCCATGGAATTCTTATTGTCCAGAATGAAGGGCACAAGAAACAACGAAGAGTTTTTGATCTCGATGAACGGGTAG
- a CDS encoding peptidyl-prolyl cis-trans isomerase — protein sequence MRKSLLVLGFLITGILAFGQSKRIELFTVNKTPVYTNEFVYLFKKNHPGQRDFTEAKVNEYLELFINFKLKIAEARLRGYDTTAKFNKELKTYSDELKKPYRAEKDLLDKLTRETYDHLTQEVKASHILIQIKAEASADDTLQAYNKISDIKKRISAGEDFEKLARELSEDPSAKYNGGSLGYFTAMQMVYPFEKAAFQTKVGEISPVIRSRFGYHLIKVMDKKASRGEVEVSHILLRATKENLDKTKNKIFEIYDQVKSGRNWDELCKEFSEDNNTKNSGGRLRPFGVGAIPSVPEFEATAFALQKPGDISDPFQSNLGWHIIRLEKKIPVPSYGEVESSLKKRVARDERMKISEDAVAAKRKIELGYNENQPVKAKVLALADSSLLKGNWRLKGNEELKKSSLFTVGAKNFTVGEFVSAVEKQHSKSNLSPSAFMDQLCNNFAEGKIGQAEDEKIIKENPEFQHLMTEYREGILLFEIMEREIWNKASEDSVGQRKFYTENQDKYKAGSRVEARIFSIADKSFVTEIKNKISKGDSITKADMKKFKSIQRSRNYEKGDSKVIDKINWVPGIQETELDGVTYLVEVTRLVEPGIKKFEEARAQVISGYQDSLEKSWVAALKKKYEVKVNSKGKNTVMEELLKK from the coding sequence ATGAGAAAGTCACTTTTGGTTCTTGGCTTTTTAATCACAGGTATACTGGCATTTGGCCAGTCCAAGCGCATTGAACTTTTCACGGTAAACAAGACACCTGTATACACCAACGAGTTTGTTTATCTCTTTAAGAAAAATCACCCCGGACAGCGTGATTTTACAGAGGCTAAGGTGAACGAATACCTGGAGCTATTCATCAATTTTAAATTAAAAATTGCAGAGGCTCGCCTGCGTGGGTATGACACTACCGCAAAATTTAACAAAGAGCTGAAGACCTACAGTGACGAACTCAAGAAACCATACCGGGCGGAAAAAGACTTACTCGACAAGCTGACCCGCGAAACATACGATCACCTGACGCAAGAGGTGAAGGCTTCGCACATTTTAATTCAGATTAAAGCAGAGGCATCAGCTGACGATACACTCCAGGCATACAATAAAATTTCGGATATCAAAAAAAGAATTTCTGCCGGTGAAGATTTCGAAAAACTGGCACGCGAGCTAAGTGAAGATCCTTCTGCCAAATACAATGGAGGAAGTCTTGGCTACTTCACCGCCATGCAAATGGTCTATCCTTTTGAGAAGGCGGCATTTCAAACCAAAGTAGGAGAAATTTCTCCGGTCATTCGCTCCCGTTTTGGTTATCATCTGATCAAGGTTATGGATAAGAAAGCATCGAGAGGTGAAGTGGAGGTCTCTCACATTTTGCTGAGAGCTACTAAAGAGAACCTGGACAAAACAAAGAACAAGATTTTTGAAATCTACGACCAGGTAAAATCAGGCCGTAACTGGGATGAACTGTGCAAGGAATTCTCCGAAGACAATAACACGAAAAACTCTGGTGGGCGCCTTCGTCCGTTTGGAGTGGGTGCAATTCCTTCAGTTCCTGAATTTGAAGCAACCGCTTTTGCCTTGCAGAAACCGGGAGATATCTCAGACCCGTTTCAGTCAAACTTGGGTTGGCATATTATCCGATTGGAGAAGAAAATTCCTGTTCCGTCTTATGGGGAAGTTGAATCTTCCCTGAAAAAGCGAGTAGCTCGTGATGAACGGATGAAAATCTCAGAAGATGCAGTAGCTGCCAAAAGAAAAATTGAGTTGGGATATAATGAAAACCAACCGGTGAAAGCAAAAGTGCTGGCGTTAGCCGACTCCAGTCTCCTCAAGGGCAATTGGAGACTCAAAGGGAATGAGGAGTTGAAAAAAAGCAGCCTGTTTACAGTAGGAGCTAAGAATTTTACTGTGGGCGAATTTGTGAGTGCAGTGGAAAAGCAACATTCAAAAAGCAATCTTTCTCCGTCTGCTTTTATGGATCAGCTCTGCAACAATTTTGCTGAAGGAAAAATCGGGCAAGCGGAAGATGAAAAAATCATCAAAGAGAATCCAGAGTTTCAGCACCTGATGACTGAATACCGTGAAGGAATTTTGTTGTTCGAAATTATGGAACGGGAAATTTGGAATAAAGCTTCCGAGGATTCTGTCGGTCAGAGAAAATTTTACACTGAAAACCAGGATAAATACAAAGCAGGTTCACGTGTAGAGGCCAGGATTTTTTCAATTGCAGATAAATCTTTCGTAACTGAGATTAAAAATAAGATTTCAAAAGGGGATTCGATTACCAAGGCTGATATGAAGAAATTCAAATCTATTCAGCGTTCCCGCAACTACGAAAAAGGCGACAGCAAAGTAATTGACAAAATCAACTGGGTGCCAGGGATACAAGAAACAGAATTGGATGGTGTTACTTATCTTGTTGAAGTGACCCGACTGGTAGAGCCAGGGATAAAGAAATTCGAAGAAGCGCGTGCCCAGGTCATTTCAGGCTACCAGGATTCACTCGAAAAAAGCTGGGTGGCCGCGTTGAAAAAGAAATACGAAGTGAAAGTCAATAGCAAAGGTAAGAATACCGTTATGGAAGAGTTGCTCAAGAAATAA
- a CDS encoding anti-sigma factor antagonist, protein MVSIKRLQEDGADIIAVIGEIDASSSIELDLAIAKSVGEGFKKILVDCHALEYISSAGLGVFMSYIEELREKKIQMVLYGLKEKVANTFDILGLADLLHIRENKSEALKLANELSV, encoded by the coding sequence ATGGTAAGCATCAAGAGATTACAGGAGGACGGAGCTGACATAATCGCTGTAATCGGCGAAATCGATGCCAGTTCTTCGATCGAACTGGACCTGGCTATCGCCAAAAGTGTGGGCGAAGGGTTTAAAAAGATTTTGGTGGATTGCCATGCGTTGGAATACATCTCTTCGGCAGGTCTCGGTGTCTTTATGTCATATATCGAGGAATTGCGTGAAAAGAAAATTCAGATGGTGCTCTATGGTCTTAAGGAAAAGGTGGCCAATACATTTGACATCCTTGGCTTGGCAGACCTGCTCCACATCCGTGAAAATAAAAGTGAGGCTTTGAAGTTGGCAAATGAACTATCGGTATAA